In the genome of Microbacterium saperdae, one region contains:
- the flgK gene encoding flagellar hook-associated protein FlgK → MSSFAGLRLAESALSAARAGMTVTGQNIANQTTTGYTRQRVDQAPVSGPGQTGLWKSGLGIGGGVNVTGVARLGDAVLDARVRDALSTSGFWSARADAAGRAESMLAEPTTAGLAANMNRFWAGWSDLANTPEPAAAQVVLTNAQVLVGQIAAGYEAVAGQWTDLRGQIDRDIADVNAIAGQVATLNGQIREALQSGRNANELIDQRNGLAQQLSTAVGAKGVVESDGTLTLRVDGNALVAGDMSRDLVVSGPREIADTGRIGVAWADRPELAVAIGGGVIGGTISALAPAADGGSLASVAAAYNETASALAAAVNDLHRTGVTSAGTPGGDFFALDASGPAALGLRVIPTGLEQLALAAPGSGSKDTTIADRIGSLGTASTGPSKTWSSFVTGFAVTVAGDLQRADIADMGAVAAVTAQQSNSSVDGDEETINLLTYQTAYQAAARVLTAMDEALDLLINRTGLVGR, encoded by the coding sequence ATGTCATCTTTCGCAGGTCTCAGGCTCGCTGAATCCGCCCTCTCCGCCGCGCGTGCGGGAATGACGGTGACGGGTCAGAACATCGCCAATCAGACCACGACGGGCTACACGCGTCAGCGCGTCGACCAGGCGCCCGTCTCCGGTCCAGGACAGACAGGGCTCTGGAAGAGCGGACTCGGCATCGGCGGGGGAGTGAACGTGACCGGCGTCGCACGCCTCGGCGACGCCGTGCTCGACGCCCGCGTGCGCGACGCCCTGTCGACATCGGGCTTCTGGAGCGCCAGGGCCGACGCGGCCGGTCGCGCCGAGAGCATGCTGGCTGAGCCCACCACCGCGGGACTGGCTGCGAACATGAACCGTTTCTGGGCCGGGTGGTCCGACCTCGCCAACACGCCCGAACCGGCCGCGGCGCAGGTCGTGCTCACGAACGCCCAGGTGCTCGTCGGCCAGATCGCCGCCGGATATGAGGCCGTCGCGGGGCAGTGGACCGATCTGCGCGGCCAGATCGATCGCGACATCGCCGATGTCAACGCCATCGCCGGTCAGGTCGCCACGCTCAACGGACAGATCCGAGAGGCGCTGCAGTCCGGTCGCAACGCCAACGAGCTGATCGACCAGCGCAACGGCCTCGCGCAGCAGCTGTCGACCGCCGTGGGCGCCAAGGGTGTGGTCGAGAGCGACGGCACGCTCACGTTGCGCGTCGACGGGAACGCCCTGGTCGCCGGCGACATGAGCCGGGACCTCGTCGTGAGCGGTCCGCGAGAGATCGCGGACACCGGTCGCATCGGCGTCGCCTGGGCCGATCGACCGGAGCTGGCTGTCGCCATCGGCGGCGGAGTGATCGGCGGAACCATCAGCGCCCTCGCTCCCGCCGCGGACGGCGGTTCGCTCGCCAGCGTGGCCGCGGCCTACAACGAGACCGCATCCGCTCTGGCTGCGGCGGTCAACGACCTGCACCGTACGGGTGTCACATCGGCAGGCACCCCCGGCGGTGACTTCTTCGCCCTCGACGCCTCCGGCCCCGCGGCCCTCGGCCTGCGCGTCATCCCGACCGGACTCGAACAGCTGGCGCTGGCAGCACCGGGATCCGGATCCAAGGACACCACGATCGCGGATCGCATCGGTTCGCTGGGCACTGCGTCGACCGGGCCGAGCAAGACATGGTCGAGTTTCGTGACCGGCTTCGCCGTCACCGTCGCCGGAGACCTCCAGCGCGCGGATATCGCCGACATGGGTGCGGTCGCCGCCGTCACTGCGCAGCAGTCCAACTCCTCCGTGGACGGCGACGAGGAGACCATCAACCTCCTCACGTACCAGACCGCCTATCAGGCCGCCGCGCGCGTGCTGACCGCGATGGACGAGGCTCTGGACCTCCTGATCAACCGCACCGGCCTGGTCGGCCGCTGA
- a CDS encoding AAA family ATPase, producing the protein MGSTYIETGGHVRVYDDAVRTHQVFPLGTYRVGFSSKEGFSLIRIDDLTVGAERVYGGRDRKVAKIFRSYALAERSLGVMLSGDKGIGKSLFLRMVAESARAHGLPVVVVSEDNDGLVDFLDSLDECLIVFDEFEKIFPAGRRGLTDGLNRQNQFLSLFDGLSSVKRIYCLSVNDIADVSTYLVNRPGRFHYHLRFDYPGPEEVRQYLVDQAPGADPDEIENVALFSRRARLNYDHLRAIAFELRQPDTLFSEIVDDLNIKSVEPGTYRIEARFPDGKVWADEVEINLFERGDVGRTFELRNSMRSIFASFVPRDLIFEPDGGIFVPIDRLELLGDDDEEPEIYPTSVRLTLAGQGNYGFGLWDTAEIRAR; encoded by the coding sequence TTGGGAAGCACCTATATCGAGACCGGCGGGCATGTGCGCGTCTACGACGACGCCGTGCGCACGCACCAGGTGTTTCCGTTGGGAACCTATCGGGTGGGATTCTCGTCGAAGGAGGGTTTCAGCCTGATCAGGATCGACGATCTGACGGTCGGCGCGGAACGGGTGTACGGAGGGCGCGACCGGAAGGTCGCCAAGATCTTCCGGTCGTACGCGCTCGCCGAGCGCAGTCTCGGAGTGATGCTGTCCGGCGACAAAGGCATCGGCAAGTCCCTCTTCCTGCGGATGGTCGCTGAATCCGCCCGCGCACACGGCCTTCCCGTCGTGGTCGTCTCGGAGGACAACGACGGCCTCGTCGACTTCCTCGACAGTCTCGACGAGTGCCTGATCGTCTTCGACGAGTTCGAGAAGATCTTCCCGGCCGGACGCCGGGGACTCACCGACGGCCTCAATCGTCAGAACCAGTTCCTCTCGCTGTTCGACGGCCTGTCCTCCGTGAAGCGCATCTACTGCCTGTCGGTGAACGACATCGCCGATGTCAGCACCTATCTCGTCAACCGCCCCGGCCGCTTCCACTACCACCTGCGATTCGACTACCCGGGCCCGGAGGAGGTGCGTCAGTACCTCGTCGACCAGGCGCCGGGTGCCGACCCGGACGAGATCGAGAACGTCGCCCTGTTCTCCCGCCGTGCGCGCCTGAACTACGACCACCTGCGCGCCATCGCGTTCGAACTCCGACAGCCGGACACGCTGTTCTCCGAGATCGTCGACGACCTGAACATCAAGTCGGTCGAGCCGGGCACATACCGGATCGAGGCGCGCTTCCCCGACGGCAAGGTGTGGGCAGACGAGGTCGAGATCAACCTCTTCGAACGCGGGGATGTCGGTCGCACATTCGAACTGCGCAACTCCATGCGCTCGATCTTCGCCTCGTTCGTCCCCCGCGATCTCATCTTCGAACCGGACGGCGGCATCTTCGTGCCGATCGACAGGCTCGAACTGCTCGGAGATGATGACGAAGAACCGGAGATCTACCCCACATCCGTTCGCCTGACCCTGGCGGGCCAGGGGAACTACGGCTTCGGACTCTGGGACACCGCCGAGATCCGCGCGAGATAG
- a CDS encoding SDR family oxidoreductase codes for MNISGNTIFIPGATSGIGLALAHQLRAKGNTVIVGGRRTELLDTIAAEGSGLHTVQIDTTDAASVATAAREVLDAHPDLNVIITMAGIMRVEDWSTPAGFLETAEQTIVTNVLGPIRLIAAFIEHLRSMADATIMTVSSGLAFTPLRATPTYNASKAAIHMLSESLRLQLAESSVRVVELEPPAVRTALMPGHEENAFAMPLDDFVTEVIGLIESQPEATEIQVENVKFLRYGEARGDYAQVVATLNHLDPHGS; via the coding sequence ATGAACATCAGCGGAAACACCATCTTCATCCCCGGAGCGACCAGCGGCATCGGCCTCGCTCTCGCCCACCAGCTCCGCGCCAAGGGCAACACCGTGATCGTGGGCGGACGCCGTACCGAGCTGCTCGACACGATCGCCGCCGAGGGCTCGGGCCTGCACACGGTGCAGATCGACACGACCGATGCCGCCAGCGTCGCCACCGCCGCCCGTGAGGTGCTCGACGCGCACCCCGACCTGAACGTGATCATCACGATGGCCGGCATCATGCGCGTCGAGGACTGGTCGACGCCAGCCGGCTTCCTCGAGACGGCAGAGCAGACCATCGTCACCAACGTGCTCGGTCCGATCCGCCTGATCGCCGCGTTCATCGAGCACCTGCGCAGCATGGCGGATGCCACGATCATGACCGTCTCGTCCGGACTCGCCTTCACGCCGCTTCGCGCGACACCGACTTACAACGCCAGCAAGGCCGCGATCCACATGCTCAGTGAATCGCTCCGCCTCCAGCTCGCCGAGTCGAGCGTGAGGGTGGTCGAGCTGGAACCGCCGGCCGTGCGCACGGCGTTGATGCCGGGGCATGAGGAGAACGCGTTCGCGATGCCCCTCGACGACTTCGTGACCGAGGTCATCGGGTTGATCGAGAGTCAGCCCGAGGCGACCGAGATCCAGGTCGAGAACGTCAAGTTCCTCCGCTACGGGGAAGCCCGCGGCGACTACGCACAGGTGGTGGCGACGCTGAACCACCTCGACCCGCACGGGAGCTGA
- a CDS encoding HU family DNA-binding protein, producing the protein MSTSKTLDANRVSKREFVQRFARRGGISVFAAQAAYNAMIDELLDLVSQGNTVTLTNFGKFYPQTHKGHRVQFGKDEGTGEVTDYTVLKFSATREVNRRVKVND; encoded by the coding sequence ATGAGCACATCCAAGACGCTCGACGCCAACCGGGTCAGCAAGCGCGAGTTCGTCCAGAGGTTCGCGCGACGCGGGGGAATCTCCGTCTTCGCTGCACAGGCCGCGTACAACGCCATGATCGACGAGCTTCTCGACCTCGTCAGCCAGGGCAACACCGTCACCCTCACCAACTTCGGCAAGTTCTACCCGCAGACCCACAAGGGGCATCGCGTGCAGTTCGGCAAGGATGAAGGAACCGGCGAGGTGACCGACTACACGGTGCTCAAATTCTCCGCGACGCGTGAAGTCAATCGACGCGTCAAGGTCAACGACTGA
- a CDS encoding bifunctional 3'-5' exonuclease/DNA polymerase gives MSAPSPSERRIALVSSGAGRYVAVELDDTDEEQSRITLTAAELVAWVRDAEAADSPRWIIRSARDIYAVLLAADVRIARSHDLLLCHAILRDTAAVASPLAPSAAWERKEPTDAAPALFDVFDDERGEDPVVEVLEQFRAQRRVTSAAADGRLTLLCAAESAGGLIAEEMRVAGLPWNEQVHERILTDTLGTRPMAGGLPSRMVELGDQVRSILGDATLHLDSQQKLLRALHRVGVQVESTSKWELAQHEHPVVEPLLAYKKLSRLLSANGWAWLAEWVHEGRFRPVYIPGGVVTGRWASAGGGALQLPRSLRPAVHADPGWTLVVADVAQLEPRMLAAMAADEAMARAAQGRDLYAGVVESGAVGTREEAKYAVLGAMYGATTGDSGRLVPRLRKVYPRAMALVDAAARTGEDGGIVSTWLGRSSPRPSDEWMRLQSEATSADADPAVVALARRRARDWGRFTRNFVVQGTAAEWSLIWLAEIRHRLRQFEETFAAAETSGPFARMPHLAFFLHDEVILHVPEQHAEAAATAVTEAAATATRRLFGNFPIDVPLDLRIAMSADK, from the coding sequence ATGAGCGCACCGTCGCCCTCCGAGCGGCGCATCGCCCTCGTGTCGAGCGGCGCGGGGCGTTACGTCGCCGTCGAGCTCGACGACACCGACGAGGAGCAGTCCAGGATCACCCTGACCGCGGCCGAGCTCGTCGCCTGGGTGCGAGACGCGGAAGCAGCAGACTCTCCGCGGTGGATCATCCGGAGTGCCAGGGACATCTATGCCGTGCTGCTCGCCGCGGATGTGCGCATCGCCCGCTCTCACGATCTGCTGCTCTGTCACGCGATCCTGCGTGACACCGCCGCCGTCGCCTCACCGCTCGCGCCGTCGGCCGCCTGGGAGCGAAAGGAGCCGACCGACGCGGCACCCGCGCTGTTCGACGTGTTCGATGACGAGCGCGGAGAGGATCCGGTCGTCGAGGTGCTCGAGCAGTTCCGCGCGCAACGGCGCGTGACGAGCGCTGCCGCGGATGGACGGCTCACTCTGCTGTGCGCTGCCGAATCCGCGGGCGGGCTGATCGCGGAGGAGATGCGGGTCGCGGGTCTCCCGTGGAACGAGCAGGTGCACGAGCGGATCCTCACCGACACGCTCGGCACACGTCCGATGGCCGGGGGTCTTCCGAGTCGCATGGTCGAGCTCGGCGATCAGGTGAGGTCCATCCTCGGTGACGCGACTCTCCACCTCGACAGCCAGCAGAAGCTGCTGCGGGCCCTGCATCGTGTCGGCGTGCAGGTCGAATCCACGAGCAAGTGGGAGCTGGCGCAGCACGAGCATCCGGTCGTCGAGCCGCTTCTCGCCTATAAGAAGCTCTCGCGCCTGCTGAGCGCGAACGGGTGGGCGTGGCTGGCGGAGTGGGTGCACGAGGGGCGCTTCCGCCCCGTGTACATCCCCGGCGGCGTCGTCACCGGCCGATGGGCCTCGGCCGGCGGGGGAGCGCTGCAGCTTCCGCGCAGTCTGCGCCCGGCCGTACATGCGGACCCGGGATGGACGCTGGTGGTCGCCGACGTCGCGCAGCTCGAGCCGCGCATGCTGGCGGCCATGGCGGCGGATGAAGCCATGGCGCGCGCCGCGCAGGGACGCGATCTCTACGCCGGCGTCGTCGAATCCGGCGCTGTCGGCACGCGCGAGGAGGCGAAGTACGCGGTCCTGGGTGCGATGTACGGGGCGACCACGGGCGACAGCGGACGCCTGGTGCCGCGCCTGCGCAAGGTCTATCCCCGAGCCATGGCGCTCGTCGATGCGGCTGCACGTACCGGCGAGGACGGCGGTATCGTCTCGACCTGGCTCGGACGCTCATCACCGCGCCCGTCGGATGAATGGATGAGGCTGCAGTCCGAGGCGACCTCCGCCGATGCGGACCCGGCCGTGGTCGCTCTCGCGCGGCGTCGCGCCAGGGACTGGGGCAGGTTCACGCGCAACTTCGTGGTGCAGGGCACCGCTGCGGAGTGGTCCCTCATCTGGTTGGCGGAGATCCGGCATCGGTTGCGGCAGTTCGAGGAGACGTTCGCCGCCGCGGAAACGTCAGGGCCCTTCGCCCGGATGCCGCATCTCGCGTTCTTCCTGCACGACGAAGTGATCCTGCACGTGCCGGAGCAGCATGCGGAGGCGGCCGCCACAGCGGTGACGGAGGCCGCGGCCACCGCGACACGGCGCCTGTTCGGCAACTTCCCGATCGATGTGCCGCTCGATCTGCGCATCGCGATGTCCGCCGACAAGTAG
- a CDS encoding flagellar assembly protein FliW — translation MTATTPASSTAAIVFASPMHGLSPYTAFELEAISGAEGLYALRAVDADVRLFLLDAAAVDRDYAPPIPAPVRAEIGVDGDDVIRVYVVANPSDEGVHVNLRAPIVVHAATGRAAQVILEEQTYPIRALLGGR, via the coding sequence ATGACCGCGACGACCCCCGCCTCATCCACGGCCGCGATCGTGTTCGCCTCGCCGATGCACGGGCTGAGTCCGTACACGGCGTTCGAGCTCGAGGCGATCAGCGGCGCCGAGGGCCTGTACGCGCTGCGCGCCGTGGATGCCGACGTGCGACTGTTCCTGCTCGACGCGGCTGCCGTCGACCGGGACTACGCGCCCCCCATCCCCGCCCCCGTCCGCGCGGAGATCGGCGTCGACGGCGATGACGTGATCCGGGTGTACGTCGTCGCGAATCCCTCGGACGAGGGGGTGCACGTGAACCTGCGCGCGCCCATCGTGGTGCACGCCGCGACGGGCCGCGCTGCGCAAGTCATCCTCGAGGAGCAGACGTACCCGATCCGAGCGCTGCTCGGTGGACGCTGA
- a CDS encoding L-lactate dehydrogenase, translating into MEIIENSKLTVVGAGSVGSSVAYAALIRGSARHIALYDIATEKVDAEVLDLAHGTQFTGSSDIVGGSDISVVAGSHVVVITAGAKQRPGQTRIELAEVNAGIIRTMMPQLLDVAPHAVYVIVTNPCDVLTVLAQEETGLPPERIFASGTVLDTSRLRWKLAERAGVSTASVHAHIIGEHGDTEFPLWSRATIGTVPILDWEMPGYPRISRDELDAIAIDVRDAAYKVIQGKGATNYAIGLSSARIVEAILRDEHAVMPVSTVLHDFHGLDGVALSVPSIVSATGAVPIRNTTFSDEELGLLRHSADALAGVAASLRG; encoded by the coding sequence ATGGAGATCATCGAGAACTCGAAGCTCACCGTCGTCGGCGCGGGAAGCGTGGGGTCGAGTGTCGCCTACGCCGCGTTGATCCGCGGTTCCGCCCGCCACATCGCGCTCTACGACATCGCGACCGAGAAGGTCGACGCCGAGGTGCTCGACCTCGCGCATGGCACGCAGTTCACGGGATCGAGCGACATCGTCGGCGGCAGCGACATCTCGGTCGTGGCCGGTTCGCACGTCGTCGTCATCACGGCCGGGGCGAAGCAGCGCCCGGGGCAGACGCGCATCGAGCTCGCGGAGGTGAACGCGGGCATCATCCGCACGATGATGCCGCAGCTGCTCGACGTCGCACCCCATGCCGTGTATGTCATCGTCACGAACCCCTGTGACGTTCTCACCGTGCTGGCTCAGGAGGAGACCGGGCTTCCGCCCGAGCGCATCTTCGCCTCCGGAACAGTGCTCGACACGTCGAGGTTGCGGTGGAAGCTCGCCGAGCGCGCGGGCGTGTCCACGGCCAGTGTGCATGCGCACATCATCGGCGAGCACGGCGACACCGAGTTCCCGTTGTGGTCGCGCGCCACGATCGGGACCGTGCCGATCCTGGACTGGGAGATGCCGGGATACCCGAGGATCAGCCGCGACGAACTCGACGCGATCGCCATCGACGTGCGTGATGCCGCCTACAAGGTGATCCAGGGCAAGGGAGCGACCAACTACGCGATCGGACTGTCGAGCGCGCGCATCGTCGAAGCGATCCTGCGCGACGAACATGCCGTGATGCCGGTCAGCACGGTGCTGCACGACTTCCACGGGCTGGACGGTGTGGCGCTCTCCGTGCCATCGATCGTCAGCGCGACCGGAGCCGTCCCGATCCGGAACACGACCTTCTCCGACGAGGAACTCGGCCTCCTGCGGCACTCGGCCGACGCCCTGGCCGGTGTCGCCGCGTCGCTGCGTGGCTGA
- a CDS encoding zinc ribbon domain-containing protein: protein MNSSPEKQRILLDIADLDRRIAQAERARTTPPQGPRITELVAQRQDQLRELTALTGTRDDARTELTRLESDVSLVEQRRARDAGRLATATNAKEAQALEHELASLARRQSDLEDAELDIMGRLEEADAAVAAQQALIDTTTAEGTALTTQAKADVAAATDLIAQLGRDRTAISAGVPEDLFAEYTRRAANSAGAALLTRGTCEGCRIVLPGTDLNSIRRAADDEVLFCPECGCILVRTEESGISA, encoded by the coding sequence GTGAACTCCAGCCCTGAGAAACAGCGCATCCTGCTCGACATCGCCGACCTGGATCGGCGGATCGCGCAGGCGGAGCGTGCGCGCACCACGCCCCCGCAGGGGCCGCGCATCACCGAGCTCGTCGCTCAGCGCCAGGACCAGCTCCGCGAGCTGACCGCCCTGACCGGAACCCGTGACGATGCGCGCACCGAGCTCACCCGCCTCGAGTCCGATGTGTCTCTGGTGGAACAGCGCCGCGCACGCGATGCCGGACGCCTCGCGACCGCGACCAACGCGAAGGAGGCGCAGGCCCTCGAGCACGAGCTGGCAAGCCTGGCGCGGCGTCAGAGCGATCTGGAGGACGCGGAGCTCGACATCATGGGCCGTCTGGAAGAGGCGGATGCCGCCGTCGCCGCACAGCAGGCGCTGATCGACACCACCACGGCCGAGGGCACCGCGCTCACCACACAGGCCAAGGCCGATGTCGCCGCCGCGACCGACCTCATCGCCCAGCTCGGGCGAGACCGCACCGCCATCAGCGCGGGTGTGCCGGAAGACCTGTTCGCCGAGTACACGCGCCGCGCGGCCAACAGCGCCGGCGCCGCGCTCCTCACCCGCGGGACGTGCGAGGGCTGCCGCATCGTGCTGCCCGGAACCGACCTGAACAGCATCCGCCGGGCCGCCGACGACGAGGTTCTGTTCTGCCCGGAGTGCGGCTGCATCCTGGTGCGCACCGAGGAGTCTGGTATCTCCGCATGA
- a CDS encoding helix-turn-helix transcriptional regulator → MDRDALAGFLLRRREALSPSDVGLSAGARRRTVGLRREEVAQLAAMSTDYYTRLEQRRGPQPSAQILASLARALRLTPDERDYLYRVCGHSAPDRAGATDYVRPGILRVLDRLHDTPAFVVSVLDEVLVQNDAARALLGDASGLTGLDRSGIYRWFAHPEQERRRYPEEDHPRQSRALVASLRAAHGVLGARSRAGDIAAELAARSAEFAELWSVHEVARRFEQHKVLIHPELGAIEVDCQALFTEDESQALIVLTAAPGSEAASKLELLRVIGTQVV, encoded by the coding sequence ATGGATCGAGATGCACTGGCCGGGTTCCTGCTGCGGCGTCGTGAGGCGTTGAGCCCGTCGGACGTCGGGTTGAGCGCCGGCGCGCGGCGGCGCACGGTCGGACTGCGCCGCGAGGAGGTCGCCCAGCTGGCGGCGATGTCGACGGACTACTACACCCGCCTCGAGCAGCGGCGTGGCCCGCAGCCGAGCGCGCAGATCCTGGCCTCGCTCGCCCGCGCATTGAGATTGACACCGGACGAACGCGACTACCTGTATCGCGTCTGCGGCCACAGCGCCCCCGATCGGGCCGGCGCCACCGATTATGTGCGTCCCGGCATACTCAGGGTGCTCGATCGTCTGCACGACACCCCGGCCTTCGTGGTGTCGGTGCTCGACGAGGTGCTGGTGCAGAACGACGCCGCCCGCGCGCTGCTCGGTGACGCGAGCGGACTCACCGGCCTCGACCGCAGCGGCATCTACCGCTGGTTCGCGCACCCGGAGCAGGAACGCCGTCGGTATCCCGAGGAGGATCACCCGCGTCAGAGCCGTGCGCTCGTCGCCTCCCTCCGTGCGGCACACGGCGTCCTCGGCGCGCGTTCCCGGGCGGGGGACATCGCCGCAGAGCTCGCCGCGCGCAGCGCGGAGTTCGCGGAGCTGTGGAGCGTCCACGAAGTCGCCCGCCGGTTCGAGCAGCACAAGGTGCTGATACACCCCGAACTCGGAGCGATCGAGGTGGACTGTCAGGCGCTCTTCACGGAGGACGAGTCCCAGGCGCTCATCGTGCTCACGGCCGCCCCGGGGAGTGAGGCGGCGAGCAAGCTCGAACTCCTCCGCGTGATCGGTACCCAGGTCGTCTGA
- a CDS encoding YchJ family protein — protein sequence MTTKGRVAAHDDAPDDSTRCPCNSGDLFGACCAPLLRGAAAPTAERLMRSRYTAFALADASYLRATWHPSTRPLELELEPDLEWRRLVIIDRVGGGPFDQNGIVEFEAHWRQGEARGALQERSRFVREDRRWLYVGGDVR from the coding sequence GTGACGACGAAGGGCCGCGTTGCGGCACATGACGATGCTCCCGATGACTCCACGCGGTGTCCCTGCAACTCGGGCGATCTGTTCGGTGCATGCTGCGCTCCGCTGCTGCGCGGAGCCGCCGCGCCGACCGCAGAGCGGCTGATGCGCTCGCGCTACACCGCGTTCGCGCTGGCGGACGCGAGCTATCTGCGCGCGACCTGGCATCCTTCGACGCGGCCTCTCGAGCTCGAGCTCGAGCCCGATCTCGAGTGGCGACGACTGGTGATCATCGACCGCGTCGGCGGCGGACCGTTCGATCAGAACGGCATCGTGGAGTTCGAGGCGCACTGGCGGCAAGGCGAGGCCCGAGGGGCATTGCAGGAGCGCAGCCGCTTCGTGCGGGAGGATCGTCGCTGGCTCTACGTCGGCGGCGATGTGCGGTGA
- a CDS encoding aldo/keto reductase — protein MSTQPVIPSFTAHNGFALPAIGLGTYALNGDAGATAVAGAIGAGYRLVDSAFNYENEGSVGRGVAQSEVARDEIIVTTKLPGRHHPSEKARTSIEESRSRLGLDVTDLHLIHWPNPSQDEYVQAWAALVDAQARGVVRQIGVSNFLPEHLERIEKETGVRPVVNQIEVHPFFPQEEQIAYHREQGILTEAWSPLGRARALLEEQVILDVAAAHEITPAQTVLAWHVARGTVSIPKASSLEHQLSNLAAAEVVLDEAEVAAITALGRPDGRLFGADPRTHEES, from the coding sequence GTGAGCACTCAGCCCGTCATCCCCTCGTTCACCGCACACAACGGCTTCGCCCTGCCCGCGATCGGTCTCGGCACCTACGCCCTGAACGGCGACGCCGGCGCGACGGCCGTCGCCGGCGCGATCGGCGCGGGCTACCGACTGGTCGACTCCGCCTTCAACTACGAGAACGAAGGCTCCGTCGGGCGCGGCGTCGCACAGTCCGAGGTCGCCCGTGACGAGATCATCGTGACGACCAAGCTGCCCGGTCGTCACCACCCCTCCGAGAAGGCACGCACGAGCATCGAGGAGAGCCGCTCGCGCCTCGGCCTCGACGTCACCGATCTGCACCTGATCCACTGGCCGAACCCGAGCCAGGACGAGTACGTGCAGGCGTGGGCCGCACTGGTCGACGCGCAGGCCCGCGGGGTCGTGCGGCAGATCGGCGTCTCGAACTTCCTCCCGGAGCACCTGGAGCGCATCGAGAAGGAGACGGGCGTGCGTCCCGTCGTGAACCAGATCGAGGTCCACCCATTCTTCCCCCAGGAGGAGCAGATCGCCTATCACCGCGAGCAGGGCATCCTCACCGAGGCGTGGAGCCCGCTCGGGCGCGCCCGCGCGCTCCTGGAGGAGCAGGTCATCCTCGACGTCGCCGCCGCGCATGAGATCACCCCGGCACAGACCGTGCTGGCGTGGCACGTGGCCCGCGGCACGGTCTCGATCCCGAAGGCGTCGTCGCTGGAGCACCAGCTCTCCAACCTCGCCGCCGCAGAGGTCGTCCTCGACGAGGCCGAGGTCGCTGCGATCACCGCACTCGGTCGTCCGGACGGACGCCTGTTCGGCGCCGACCCCCGGACGCACGAGGAGTCCTGA
- the flgL gene encoding flagellar hook-associated protein FlgL, whose translation MIGRITSSTMTQQSLRTLQTNLADRERLQNQAASQRAFRTPSEDPAAAATALGVHGEQSRLAQYARNLSDGMAWVTSVDTALGASTDLLNRARDLTAQGANSGALSPTARESIAQELETISAELLAQANTTVLGRSVFAGTSDAGGAFEPGTFTFNGSPGDGVRRRISDDETVRVDFDGSQAFGVGADSAFALLKDIAAELRGGANVGSRLDDIDARLKDVVAARGTTGARQVQIERATSQNLSTSTDLEARRASVENVDSLEVLVRLQSAELVFQSALQVTARSLQTNLLEFLR comes from the coding sequence ATGATCGGACGCATCACGAGCAGCACCATGACGCAGCAGTCGCTGCGCACCCTGCAGACCAATCTCGCCGACCGCGAGCGTCTGCAGAACCAGGCCGCATCGCAGCGTGCCTTCCGCACGCCCAGCGAGGATCCTGCGGCGGCAGCCACCGCGCTCGGTGTGCACGGAGAGCAGTCGAGACTCGCCCAGTACGCCCGCAACCTCAGCGACGGCATGGCCTGGGTCACCTCGGTCGACACCGCACTGGGCGCGAGCACCGATCTGCTGAACCGCGCACGCGACCTCACCGCGCAGGGAGCGAACTCCGGGGCGCTCAGCCCGACCGCCCGTGAATCCATCGCGCAGGAGCTCGAGACGATCAGCGCCGAACTGCTCGCCCAGGCGAACACCACGGTGCTCGGTCGCAGTGTCTTCGCCGGCACCAGTGACGCCGGCGGGGCGTTCGAACCGGGCACTTTCACCTTCAACGGCAGCCCGGGAGACGGTGTGCGTCGCCGCATCAGCGACGACGAGACCGTTCGCGTCGACTTCGACGGCTCCCAGGCGTTCGGGGTGGGGGCCGACAGCGCCTTCGCGCTCCTGAAGGACATCGCCGCCGAACTGCGCGGGGGCGCGAACGTCGGGTCGCGCCTCGACGACATCGACGCGCGACTCAAGGATGTGGTGGCAGCCCGCGGCACGACCGGGGCGCGCCAGGTCCAGATCGAGCGGGCCACGTCCCAGAACCTCTCGACCTCCACCGATCTGGAGGCCCGGCGCGCCAGCGTCGAGAACGTCGACAGTCTCGAGGTGCTCGTGCGCCTGCAGTCCGCCGAGCTCGTGTTCCAATCCGCTCTGCAGGTGACCGCGAGGTCCCTGCAGACCAATCTCCTGGAGTTCCTGCGATGA